GCTCTTATCGTTGGTCACCCATCGGTTATTGCCCCAGCGCTGTTGCTCATCCCTGTTATCGTAATTTTGGCTGTAGTTCTGCCGGGTAACCGAGTTATGCCTCTGGGCGATCTGTCGCAGTTCGTCTTCTTCATTGCCTGCATGGTTCCGGTATTCAACGGCAACATCATTCGCACCTGGGTGACTTCAGTCATTCTGTTTGGCGGCGGGCTATATATCGCTTCATGGATGGCCCCGGCAACGAATGAAGTGTTCCAAAAATTCGGCACTAACCCGGACGCCAGCGTGATGTATTCCTCACTTAATCCTTCAGCTAACCCATTCACCGGATTGTTCGCCACGCTCAGTCATGTAGGGATTGTGGGCTATATCCTGGCGGGAATTTTGCTGCTGTCGGTCGGTTTTTTAATCAAGCAAAAAGCACGTCGTCAGGTGAAAACTCAGACCGCGTAAATTGCGACAATTACTCTCTTATAAGGACTTAAAAATGAAAAAGATTTTAGTGGTGTGTGGTAACGGAATCGCCTCATCCTCAATCATGGTTTCAGTTTTGCAGGACTTTTTGAAAGAGCAGCACATGGAAGCGCAGGTGGATAAGTCATCGCTGATGGCCTGTACCACAGACACCTTCAATAGTTATGACCTCATTGTATCTTCGACCAAACTTGATAACCCGGCGATTAACACACGCGTGATTGTCGGGGCGGGTCTGCTTACCGGGTTGGGTGAGGATGAAATTTTTTCCGCAGTTAAAGAAGAACTTCAAAAATAGACGGGTGAGCATTATGGAATTGAAGATTCTGGTCAATGAAGTCAGTGATGGCAACATGGACTATCGAGCGGCCATCCGCTGTGCCGGAGAGAAGCTGCTGGAAAAGGGGTATATCACTGCGCAATATATTGAAGCCTGTCTGGCTCGAGAGAAGAGTTACCCCACGGGGTTGCTGATGGCGAACGGGCAGGGGATAGCTATCCCGCATGCAGATTACACATTGGTAAAAACCGATAGCATAAGCGTGGTGCGTTTTTCCCATGATGTGACCTTCGGCCAGATGGAAGATGCAGACCTGAGCGTAGACTGCGGCATAGTATTCAACCTGGCCTTTGCCTCCAGCGATCGCCACCTGGCAATACTGCGCCGTCTGTTTACACTATTTCAGGATCTCACCTTTATTGAATCCTGTCGCAGCCTCAAAACGGAAGAGGTTGGCGATTATATTCAAGGCATGCTGCAAGCTCAGGCAGCGTAATGTCAGTTGGGCCGCGGATAATTCCGCGGCACCTGCTCTAAGGTGAAGCCAAACGATGAAAAATTTCACACTAGTTACCGATGAGTTGACGGCGCTCATCGGGCGGATTGATCCATTGGAATTCGATCAGCTTATTTATGCCATTACTCATGCAGGACATATTTACCTGGCAGGCGCGGGGCGTTCGGGACAAATGGTGGGCGCGTTTGCCAACCGGTTGATGCACCTGGGTTTTACCGTAAGCATGGTAGGTGAAATCAGTTCACCGCACTCGCGGCAAAACGACCTGATGATTATTGGTTCCGGTTCGGGCGAAACCCAGCGATTGATTAATCAGGCCGGGATAGCTAAGAAAAATGGGGTTCGAATTGCGCTCATTACTACGGCTGGCGAATCAACGCTGGCTCGTCTGGCCGATTGTAAGCTGATTATACCCGCGACTGACAGCGTACAGCCAATGGGCACACTGTTTGAACAGGCATCATTGCTGGTATATGACAGCATCATCCTGGCGCTGATGGCGCGTCTGAATGAAACGGCCGATAGCATGAAACGCCGCCATGCAGATATTGAATAAGTATGTTTTCTTTAAAAAGCCCGGCAATAGCCGGGCTTATTCTGAGGAAATAACTGGTTAAATGCTCCTTATTTCTCACCACCCATTGGGTTGTTATATTCTATATGCAACTTATTATCAGCGACAGCAAAACTCGTTCCATGAGTCACGGTAAATTATATTTCCTTCTGTATACTTCCATGTAATTGCTTCATAACGTAATTCGAGCGTTTCAAGATGAGTGCTATTCATACCGTTAGGTGACAGGTATGGTGCAACCGTTGTGAACTTAACATTTTCCAGAATGATATTGAAATACTCGGCCTCAATGCCCGACTCAAGAATACGGTACATCTTAATTGTTGCTTTCTTCATAGTGCGGCCCTCACAAATAGCCCGATAAATCAGCGGAGTTGTCTGATCAAATTCTTTAACTATCGAGATAGGGCGATGAATGCGCGTGCCAGTTAATTTTCCATAATTTGGATCTGCTGGAATAGTTATACCATGCGAAAATGACTTTAATTCGATAGAACCCAAACGCTTTGGTATTAAGCAACTACCAACTACAGGCGAGCCGTTCTCATCTTCAAGCCATAAGTGAGCAGGGGTAGACATATAATTTCCTTATAGATAAATTTATGATAACACTTTTATTTGAGTTTTTTAATTTCACATATTGATAAAGCAATCATCACAAAAACAAAAAACAAAGGGATGAGCCAGATTGGGCTGCTCGGAAATAATAAGCCCTGGATCAAAGCAAAAAATATTGTCAGCAATGCCGGTCCATAATACGAAACCAAGGACCTGAATACTCTTCGGAGAAGCCTTTTAATAAGATTTATCATGATTATCGAATCATCCTGGTTATGATATCTGCAATACCATCATCCGATGCCCATTGCGCTTTATGTGCCTCAGCCCTCTCAAACAATGGTTCTATAAGGAAGAACATCATTTCCAGTTCCTGAGCGTATAACGCTGAATAGTAAGCTGGATAAGCAATATGAAGACGATGCGCGCTGTCAGATGCTTTCTGGACTACACCGTACATGCCAATAGTACCTGCAACCCCGCCCACTCTTCGTCCGACCAGTGCACTAAGTTTGAGACTCATATTCATACCTACAGCAACAAAGGATGCTGTGGCTAAAGCAAATCCCGCATTTGTGAGTGAACTTGCAGCAATATGAATATTTACAGCCATAAGCATTTGTTTGATATGCTCAAGCTGTTCTGAAGTTCTATATTTAAATATCCCCTCGAAATATATTTTTAGCATGTCATGCGTAATATTTCCATTTCGCAGAAGGTAAATAACGGCGTTTTTAAATCGAATATCCTCGTTTTTTTGTTTTTTGCATACGTCCTGATACTCATCAGTAAAGCAAGATGTATAATATAGCGCGCGTTTTGCTCCTGCATCTATCATCTCTAACTGATTAACCATGGTTTTACTTACGCTTGTTAGCGCATGTTCGAACTTCAAAGCTAAAATTTCATTAGTCTGCAAATAACTAATAATTTCATTATTGTAATACATAGCATCCCTTGCTTATCCCTATAAATACTCACTCTAATTTTATTCCAGAGAAATGCTTCTGGTAAACCAGAAGTCATAATAAATGCAAAAGATCGCCCCTTGAACATATTTTTCAATTTTTTTGCTGGCGTCATAGTACTAAGCATCTTTGGGTAAGCCCAAATTATTCACCCAAAGATGTTTAACCACAGAATTATAAGGCCAGTTGCTGATTGAAATTAAGTAACGGAGCTTTGAAGCAAAACCCCATTACCAGACAAAAAAGTTCCACCAGCATTCACGTTAGCGCCGGAAGCCCCTTAAGCAATTTATCCAGCGTAATAGGATAGTCCCGCACCCGCACCCCGGTAGCATTGTAGATGGCATTGGCAATTGCGGCGCTCACGCCACATAGCCCCAGTTCACCGACGCCTTTAGCTTTCATTGGCGATGATATTGAATCGGTATCCTCAAGGAAAATAACCTCCTGCCTGGGCACATCTGCATGCACCGGTACCTCATAACCTGCCATATCGTGATTCACGAAATAGCCCAGCCGGGTATCGACCGCCAGCTCCTCCATCAGAGCTCCGCCCAGGCCCATCGTCATGGCGCCAATAACCTGACTACGCGCAGTTTTGGGGTTGAGAATACGGCCTGCGGCGCAGACGGCCAGCATCCGGCGCACCCGCACTTCACCGGTAGCCATATCCACACCCACTTCCACAAAATGCCCGGCAAACGTCGACTGCTGATACTCTTTATCCAGGTTGCCAAACTCGATGGTATCTTCAGCACTGAGAGGCTCACGGGCCACCGCGCTGATAAGCGGTTTTTCCTGCTGCCCGGCGCGCACTTTGCCATCAATAAACTCCGCTTTAGCCGGGTCGATACTCAATTTATGGCAGATTGACTCACGCAATTTAACGCAGGCGGCATACACTCCGGCAGTAGAGCAGTTGGCTCCCCACTGGCCGCCGGAGCCTGCGGAAACGGGAAACCCGGAGTCACCTAATCTCACCGTGACTTTGTCCAGCGGCAGGCCCAGCATCTCAGCGGCGGTCTGGGCAATAATGGTATAGCTACCGGTGCCGATATCCGTCATATCAGTTTCTACGGTCAGAACGCCGCCAGTATCAAGCTGAACTCTGGCGGCAGAGGCGGTCAGCAGGTTATTACGAAAGCCCGCAGCAACACCCATTCCTACCATCCAGCGCCCATCTTTATTACTGGCAGGTTTAGAACTGCGTTTGCTCCAGCCGAAACGCTCGGCTCCAGTGCGCAGGCACTCTACCAGCTGGCGGCGTGAGAAAGGGCGCTGCGGTTTGGTCGGATCAACCTGGGTATCATTAAGGATCCTCAACTCAACCGGGTCGATTCCTAGTTTTTCTGCCAGTTCGTCCATGGCAATTTCCAGCACCATCAGCCCTGGAGCCTCACCGGGCGCGCGCATAGCATTGCCTTCCGGCAGATCAAGCCGGGCCAGCCGCAGTCCGGTATAGCGGCTGGTTCCCGCATACATCAGTCCGGTCTGCTGGGTGGCGATTTCCGGGGAGCCTCCCGGCAGATTACCCGACCAGCTCTGATGAGAAATAGCGCTAATATGTCCGTTTTTATCTGCTCCCAGGCGAATGCGTTGAATAGTTGCCGGGCGATGAGTCGTATTGTTGGCAATAACAGGTCGCGTCAGCATTACTTTTACCGGTTTACCAGCTGCCCGCGCTCCCAGCGCAGCCAGCACGGCGTCACTGCGTAGAAACAGTTTGCCGCCAAAGCCGCCGCCGATATAAGGAGAGCGGATATGCACATTATCGGCGCTGATTCGTAAGGTTTTGGCCAGTTCGTTACGACACCAGTCAATCATCTGATTCGATGTCCACAGGGTCAGCTTATCGCCTTGCCATTTTGCCATTGAGGCGTGTGGCTCCATGGCCATATGGCTCTGATCGGGCGTGGTATAGCTGGCCTCAAATTGAACCTCTGCCTGATGATATGCTGCCTCCACGTCGCCGTATGTCAGGTCAGGGTTATCTTCCACCGGTGTTGCCTGAGCTTTTGCTTCACTGAGAGAATAGCTGCCGCGCTGCCGTTGGTAATCAACATTGACCAATTGCGCCGCTGCTCTGGCCTGCTCAAATGTAGTGGCGACGACCAGCGCAATGGCCTGGTGATAGTGATCGATGTGCGGGCCGCCCAGCAGTTTGGCGGCATTCATATCACCTTTACCCAGTTTGCCTGCATTCTCCGCCGTAACAACCGCCAGCACGCCGGGGGCGGCCTGCGCCGCGCGAATATCCAGCGACCGGATCCGGCCTTTGGCAATCGAGGAACCCACCACATAGCCATAAGCAATATCGTCCGCTTCTTCATGCCATTCATAAGCATAGTGCGCGGTTCCGGTCGTTTTTAACCGGCCCTCAACGCGATCGTGGGGCAGGCCGACAACTTTTTGGCGATCGATGGGGTTAGGGCCTGCGGGTTTATCAAATTTCATCGTCAGGCCCTCGCTTCAGATAACGCCGAGGCCAGCGTTCGCTGTGCCAGTGTGAGCTTAAATTGGTTTTGCTCCGTGGGGTGAGCATCAGTAAACAGCCGCTGATACACCGCCGATATCCCCTGGGGAAGCAACCGTTCGGCCTCCTCAATCCGCCAGGGTTTGTGGGCCACGCCGCCCATAGCTATCTGGCCACTGCCATCTGGCTGCAAGATGATCGCCACCGAGACCAGGGCAAAAGCGTAAGAAGCGCGATCCCGCACTTTACGGTAT
This genomic interval from Salmonella enterica subsp. enterica serovar Choleraesuis contains the following:
- a CDS encoding PTS galactitol transporter subunit IIB; amino-acid sequence: MKKILVVCGNGIASSSIMVSVLQDFLKEQHMEAQVDKSSLMACTTDTFNSYDLIVSSTKLDNPAINTRVIVGAGLLTGLGEDEIFSAVKEELQK
- the yagR gene encoding putative xanthine dehydrogenase YagR molybdenum-binding subunit, giving the protein MKFDKPAGPNPIDRQKVVGLPHDRVEGRLKTTGTAHYAYEWHEEADDIAYGYVVGSSIAKGRIRSLDIRAAQAAPGVLAVVTAENAGKLGKGDMNAAKLLGGPHIDHYHQAIALVVATTFEQARAAAQLVNVDYQRQRGSYSLSEAKAQATPVEDNPDLTYGDVEAAYHQAEVQFEASYTTPDQSHMAMEPHASMAKWQGDKLTLWTSNQMIDWCRNELAKTLRISADNVHIRSPYIGGGFGGKLFLRSDAVLAALGARAAGKPVKVMLTRPVIANNTTHRPATIQRIRLGADKNGHISAISHQSWSGNLPGGSPEIATQQTGLMYAGTSRYTGLRLARLDLPEGNAMRAPGEAPGLMVLEIAMDELAEKLGIDPVELRILNDTQVDPTKPQRPFSRRQLVECLRTGAERFGWSKRSSKPASNKDGRWMVGMGVAAGFRNNLLTASAARVQLDTGGVLTVETDMTDIGTGSYTIIAQTAAEMLGLPLDKVTVRLGDSGFPVSAGSGGQWGANCSTAGVYAACVKLRESICHKLSIDPAKAEFIDGKVRAGQQEKPLISAVAREPLSAEDTIEFGNLDKEYQQSTFAGHFVEVGVDMATGEVRVRRMLAVCAAGRILNPKTARSQVIGAMTMGLGGALMEELAVDTRLGYFVNHDMAGYEVPVHADVPRQEVIFLEDTDSISSPMKAKGVGELGLCGVSAAIANAIYNATGVRVRDYPITLDKLLKGLPALT
- a CDS encoding PTS galactitol transporter subunit IIA; the encoded protein is MELKILVNEVSDGNMDYRAAIRCAGEKLLEKGYITAQYIEACLAREKSYPTGLLMANGQGIAIPHADYTLVKTDSISVVRFSHDVTFGQMEDADLSVDCGIVFNLAFASSDRHLAILRRLFTLFQDLTFIESCRSLKTEEVGDYIQGMLQAQAA
- a CDS encoding 6-phospho-3-hexuloisomerase, yielding MKNFTLVTDELTALIGRIDPLEFDQLIYAITHAGHIYLAGAGRSGQMVGAFANRLMHLGFTVSMVGEISSPHSRQNDLMIIGSGSGETQRLINQAGIAKKNGVRIALITTAGESTLARLADCKLIIPATDSVQPMGTLFEQASLLVYDSIILALMARLNETADSMKRRHADIE
- a CDS encoding hemolysin-coregulated protein, translated to MSTPAHLWLEDENGSPVVGSCLIPKRLGSIELKSFSHGITIPADPNYGKLTGTRIHRPISIVKEFDQTTPLIYRAICEGRTMKKATIKMYRILESGIEAEYFNIILENVKFTTVAPYLSPNGMNSTHLETLELRYEAITWKYTEGNIIYRDSWNEFCCR